A window of the Microthrixaceae bacterium genome harbors these coding sequences:
- a CDS encoding inositol-3-phosphate synthase: MGAVGTTFIAGCLAIRKGLAQPIGSLTQMGHIRIGERSDANSPRIADYVPLAGLDDLVFGGWDVFEDDAYVAASRAGVLDRHLLEQLGEELRAIKPMTAVFEQSYVKNLHGTHIKDGSSKWDLAQQLADDINAFSDKHGCDRLVAVWCGSTEVYREPTAVHQTLAAFEQGLKDSDPDIAPSQIYAYALLKLGIPVANGAPNLNLDTPALLELAAQNHVPVTGKDFKTGQTLMKTILAPGLKARMLGVQGWYSTNILGNRDGEVLDDPESFKAKEVSKLGVLDTIFEPDRYPDLYGDIHHVVRINYYPPRGDNKEGWDNIDIFGWLGYPMQIKIDFLCRDSILAAPLVLDLALFLDLAKRAGMEGVQEWLSFYWKSPQPAAAGLYPEHDIFIQLLKLKNTLRQLMGDAPITHLDDE; the protein is encoded by the coding sequence CCGAAAGGGCCTCGCCCAGCCCATCGGCTCGCTCACCCAGATGGGTCACATACGCATAGGTGAACGGTCCGACGCCAACTCGCCCCGCATCGCCGACTACGTGCCCTTGGCCGGCCTGGACGACTTGGTGTTCGGGGGGTGGGACGTGTTCGAAGACGATGCCTACGTGGCCGCCAGCCGGGCCGGGGTGTTGGACCGTCACCTCCTCGAACAACTCGGCGAAGAACTGCGGGCCATCAAGCCCATGACCGCGGTGTTCGAGCAGTCCTACGTCAAGAACCTTCACGGCACCCACATCAAAGACGGGTCATCCAAGTGGGATCTGGCCCAGCAGTTGGCCGACGACATCAACGCCTTCAGCGACAAGCACGGTTGTGACCGCCTGGTGGCCGTGTGGTGTGGTTCCACCGAGGTGTACCGGGAGCCCACGGCCGTCCACCAGACGCTGGCGGCGTTCGAGCAGGGCCTGAAGGATTCCGACCCAGACATCGCTCCCAGCCAGATCTACGCCTATGCACTGTTGAAGCTGGGCATTCCCGTGGCCAACGGTGCACCGAACCTCAACTTGGACACCCCGGCGTTGTTGGAGCTGGCGGCGCAGAACCACGTGCCCGTCACCGGCAAGGATTTCAAGACGGGCCAGACCCTCATGAAGACAATCCTGGCCCCCGGTCTCAAGGCCCGGATGCTCGGAGTGCAGGGCTGGTACTCAACCAACATCTTGGGCAACCGCGACGGAGAGGTCCTCGACGACCCTGAGTCGTTCAAGGCCAAGGAGGTGTCCAAGCTGGGCGTGCTCGACACCATCTTCGAGCCGGACCGGTACCCGGATCTCTACGGCGACATCCACCACGTCGTCCGCATCAACTACTACCCGCCCCGCGGTGACAACAAGGAAGGCTGGGACAACATCGACATCTTCGGGTGGCTGGGCTACCCGATGCAGATCAAGATCGATTTCCTGTGCCGGGATTCCATCTTGGCGGCACCGCTGGTGTTGGACCTGGCCCTCTTCTTGGATCTGGCCAAGCGGGCCGGCATGGAAGGTGTGCAGGAGTGGCTCAGCTTCTACTGGAAGAGCCCCCAGCCTGCGGCGGCGGGTCTCTATCCCGAACATGACATCTTCATCCAGTTGCTGAAGCTGAAGAACACCCTGCGTCAGCTCATGGGTGACGCCCCGATAACCCACCTCGACGACGAATAG
- a CDS encoding cation transporter has translation MSGHSHGQSHGHSHGHSHGVGAARAGARHQARLAVAFAVLFVFMVVELVVGLLTGSLALLSDAGHMVTDVAGLGMALAAIRLADRHAAGSAASHPTRTFGLYRLEILAALANAVLLFGVAGYVLVEAIQRFGDAPEINSGPLLIAAGLGLAANLVAFALLREGSKESINVEGAYLEVLADTIGSVGVIVGAVVMQVTGWSWVDPAVGVAIGLWVVPRTWRLASQALRILLQAAPEDLDLPALTRDLEGLDGVVDVHDLHVWTLTSEMDVASAHLMISNGQDAHAVLDGARALLQDRYGIAHATLQVEPEDHRGCDDVTW, from the coding sequence ATGTCGGGGCACTCCCACGGGCAGTCACATGGGCACTCACACGGGCACTCACACGGTGTGGGAGCCGCACGGGCCGGGGCCCGTCACCAGGCCAGGCTGGCTGTTGCGTTCGCCGTCTTGTTCGTGTTCATGGTCGTCGAGCTTGTGGTCGGCCTATTGACCGGTTCGCTGGCTCTACTCTCAGATGCTGGCCACATGGTCACCGACGTCGCCGGCCTAGGCATGGCCCTGGCCGCCATAAGGCTGGCCGACCGTCATGCCGCCGGTTCGGCAGCGTCGCACCCGACCCGCACCTTCGGCCTCTACCGCCTGGAGATCCTCGCCGCGCTGGCCAACGCAGTCCTGTTGTTCGGGGTGGCTGGATATGTCCTCGTAGAAGCCATCCAGCGCTTCGGGGATGCCCCCGAGATCAACAGCGGTCCCCTACTGATCGCGGCCGGGCTCGGATTGGCCGCCAACTTGGTGGCGTTCGCTCTGCTGCGGGAAGGGTCAAAGGAGTCAATCAACGTGGAGGGCGCCTACCTCGAGGTGCTGGCCGACACCATCGGCTCGGTGGGCGTGATCGTGGGGGCGGTGGTGATGCAGGTCACCGGCTGGAGCTGGGTCGATCCCGCAGTCGGGGTGGCCATCGGGCTGTGGGTAGTCCCCCGAACGTGGCGCCTGGCGTCCCAGGCCCTACGGATCCTGCTCCAGGCCGCCCCTGAGGACCTAGACCTGCCGGCGCTGACCCGCGACCTCGAAGGCTTAGACGGAGTGGTCGACGTGCACGACCTGCACGTGTGGACACTCACCTCGGAGATGGATGTGGCGTCGGCCCATCTGATGATCTCCAACGGCCAGGACGCCCATGCCGTGCTCGACGGAGCACGCGCCCTGCTGCAGGACCGCTACGGGATCGCCCATGCAACCTTGCAGGTGGAGCCCGAAGATCACCGGGGCTGCGACGACGTCACCTGGTGA
- a CDS encoding NifU family protein: MDDAATDTTDTKEPEGQASPVATDETASEPARTVPLRITEDALSQVMSILAAEDDPETLGLRVAVNGVQGVEYSYDLSFEDRASATDDDLVYNQGDLVVMVPRDSVDSLWGATLDLPAATGQGGLVIRNPNRPDPLAGIEIELSGTVEERIDQLLTQQINPALAAHGGFASLLEVIDGTRAVVIMGGGCQGCAVSAITLREGIEKSIMQHIPEITEVVDGTDHAAGETPFYAS, translated from the coding sequence ATGGACGACGCCGCCACCGACACCACTGACACCAAAGAACCTGAGGGGCAGGCCAGTCCGGTTGCCACCGACGAAACCGCCTCCGAGCCGGCGCGCACGGTTCCGTTGCGGATCACCGAGGATGCCCTGAGCCAGGTGATGAGCATCCTTGCAGCCGAGGACGACCCCGAGACCCTGGGGTTGAGGGTGGCGGTCAACGGAGTGCAGGGAGTCGAGTACTCCTATGACCTGTCCTTCGAGGATCGAGCCTCGGCCACCGATGACGATCTGGTCTACAACCAGGGTGACTTGGTGGTGATGGTACCCCGCGACTCTGTCGACTCGCTGTGGGGGGCAACCCTCGACCTGCCGGCCGCCACCGGCCAGGGCGGGTTGGTCATCCGCAACCCAAATCGACCTGATCCGCTCGCGGGCATCGAGATCGAGCTGTCGGGGACGGTCGAAGAACGCATCGACCAGCTTCTGACCCAGCAGATCAATCCGGCCCTGGCAGCCCACGGCGGGTTTGCTTCGCTTCTCGAGGTGATCGACGGAACCCGTGCCGTGGTGATCATGGGTGGGGGATGTCAGGGGTGCGCCGTCAGCGCCATCACCCTGCGAGAAGGGATCGAGAAGTCGATCATGCAACACATACCCGAGATCACCGAGGTGGTCGACGGCACTGATCACGCTGCGGGCGAGACGCCGTTCTACGCATCCTGA